The following proteins are encoded in a genomic region of Natrinema sp. DC36:
- a CDS encoding glycosyltransferase family 2 protein, whose translation MLLEAVVVAFVASQIGYFVVSCGLVGLFARRPLNAVDERTLGRVLEESRADSATGPQQMRTAGDLCLATEPPPPVEDGPGPDCRLPATTQRRIHVLVPVSGTRNEALEETLASIAGQSYPAGRVSVSVIIGPGEPAVAELTGAIESGQASGVTVEVVEIDDAVRAADRTTDDRTRTDRGSCRVGAATMAEAFATLSVDDDDIVTVVNSGTRLPVDTFELAVAGLEEYDIVQAKRTAGNVDDGLLPLLESTGSAIRSDLLFANSNTGPYRLLDEGYFLPADVLADLERWRRDGATGSMPLDAAAFRRGYTLGVLNRYVRNRCPTGIDEWVREKRRQVFEPYRRLRAPNWSAFDRLRLVTGTGLTHLLAVTNVVGIPVGLVVALATVAGWLSLSPLLAALVACNAVVWAYYSVRSYRAAWHAVPFESRWVRIRYSLLSNPFAHALYATLWAVPLALALRDAVTGNESSVSGTLTE comes from the coding sequence ATGTTGCTCGAGGCCGTCGTCGTCGCGTTCGTCGCGAGCCAGATCGGCTATTTCGTCGTCAGCTGTGGGCTCGTAGGGCTGTTCGCCCGTCGACCGCTCAACGCGGTCGACGAACGGACGCTCGGTCGAGTGCTCGAGGAATCGAGGGCCGACTCCGCGACGGGCCCACAGCAGATGCGGACAGCCGGCGATCTGTGCCTCGCGACGGAGCCGCCACCACCTGTCGAGGACGGTCCCGGGCCCGACTGTCGGCTGCCAGCGACCACGCAGCGGCGAATTCACGTTCTCGTGCCCGTCTCCGGTACCCGGAATGAGGCGCTCGAGGAGACGCTCGCGTCGATCGCGGGACAGAGCTATCCCGCCGGCCGCGTTTCCGTCTCCGTGATCATCGGGCCCGGCGAACCCGCCGTGGCCGAGCTAACCGGTGCCATCGAGTCAGGCCAGGCGAGCGGTGTGACAGTCGAAGTAGTCGAGATCGACGACGCAGTGCGTGCGGCCGATCGGACAACCGACGACCGGACGCGGACCGACCGCGGCAGCTGTCGAGTCGGCGCAGCCACGATGGCCGAGGCGTTCGCGACGCTCTCAGTCGATGACGACGATATCGTCACCGTGGTCAACTCGGGCACGCGGCTCCCCGTCGACACGTTCGAACTCGCCGTCGCCGGCCTCGAGGAGTACGATATCGTGCAGGCGAAACGAACCGCGGGGAACGTCGACGACGGACTCCTTCCGCTGCTCGAGTCTACGGGCAGCGCGATTCGCTCGGACCTGCTGTTTGCGAACTCGAACACCGGACCGTACCGACTGCTCGACGAGGGATACTTCCTGCCGGCCGACGTGCTGGCCGACCTCGAGCGCTGGCGGCGCGATGGCGCGACCGGATCGATGCCGCTCGACGCGGCGGCGTTCCGGCGAGGGTATACGCTCGGTGTCCTGAACCGGTACGTCCGGAACCGCTGTCCGACCGGTATCGACGAGTGGGTCCGCGAGAAGCGACGGCAGGTCTTCGAGCCGTACCGACGCCTTCGAGCGCCGAACTGGTCCGCGTTCGATCGACTCCGGCTCGTGACCGGAACCGGTCTGACGCACCTGCTCGCGGTCACGAACGTCGTCGGAATCCCGGTCGGACTGGTGGTCGCACTGGCGACCGTGGCCGGGTGGCTCTCCCTCTCCCCGCTCCTCGCGGCTCTCGTCGCCTGCAACGCGGTCGTCTGGGCGTACTACAGCGTCCGTTCCTATCGCGCGGCCTGGCACGCCGTGCCCTTCGAGAGCCGCTGGGTACGGATACGATACTCGCTGCTCTCGAACCCCTTCGCGCACGCACTGTACGCGACGCTGTGGGCCGTACCGCTCGCGCTGGCGCTCCGCGACGCCGTCACCGGCAACGAGTCGTCGGTTTCGGGAACGCTGACGGAGTGA
- a CDS encoding pyridoxal phosphate-dependent aminotransferase, translating into MNYETPLFFRVMEYADAAERDVIDMVSGNPDWEPPEALREGLREYADLEPDRFQYPPSEGLLELREEIAARRGVDADQIVVTNGAGEANYLAMARALERERGDEILLTDPVYPYYPGKTTMLGGTQRFVATDEKGQLDSDDIRTAANDETAAIVVNTPNNPTGAVYPAETMRELVAIAETYDAVLISDEVYDHYDLSGAFASALETDSAHRIVTNAFSKSMAITGARVGYAIFPPELVANAKSRHMLVNVATTRPGQFAVLQALRETGPDYYERNRERLRGRVETFTDALEAAGAEYTTPRGSFYVMARFEDYPGTIANVERLIDEAGVAGMPGEAFGESRTEWLRFALVTSRVEEAAERLAAYFE; encoded by the coding sequence TCGACATGGTGAGCGGGAACCCCGACTGGGAGCCGCCCGAGGCGCTTCGGGAGGGGCTTCGCGAGTACGCCGACCTCGAGCCGGACCGGTTTCAGTACCCGCCCAGCGAGGGGCTGCTCGAGTTGCGCGAGGAGATCGCGGCACGCCGCGGCGTCGATGCCGATCAGATCGTCGTCACCAACGGCGCGGGCGAGGCGAACTATCTCGCGATGGCACGGGCCCTCGAGCGCGAGCGCGGCGACGAAATCCTCCTGACAGACCCAGTCTATCCCTACTATCCGGGAAAGACGACGATGCTCGGCGGAACGCAGCGCTTCGTCGCGACGGACGAGAAGGGGCAACTGGATTCGGACGATATCCGCACGGCCGCGAACGATGAGACGGCCGCGATCGTGGTCAATACGCCGAACAACCCGACGGGTGCTGTCTATCCCGCGGAGACGATGCGGGAACTCGTCGCCATCGCCGAAACGTACGACGCCGTCCTGATCAGCGACGAGGTGTACGACCACTACGACCTCTCGGGGGCGTTCGCGAGCGCGCTCGAGACCGATTCGGCCCACCGGATCGTCACCAACGCGTTTTCGAAATCGATGGCGATCACCGGGGCCCGGGTCGGCTATGCGATCTTCCCGCCGGAACTCGTCGCGAACGCGAAGAGCCGACACATGCTGGTTAACGTCGCCACGACCCGCCCCGGCCAGTTCGCTGTCCTGCAGGCGCTGCGCGAGACGGGACCGGACTACTACGAGCGCAACCGAGAGCGGCTCCGCGGGCGCGTCGAAACGTTTACCGACGCGCTCGAAGCTGCGGGCGCGGAGTACACCACGCCGAGGGGGTCGTTCTACGTGATGGCTCGCTTCGAGGACTATCCGGGTACGATCGCGAACGTCGAGCGACTGATCGACGAGGCCGGCGTGGCCGGCATGCCTGGCGAGGCCTTCGGCGAGTCGCGGACGGAGTGGCTGCGATTCGCACTCGTCACGTCGCGCGTCGAGGAGGCGGCCGAGCGGTTAGCGGCGTACTTCGAGTGA
- a CDS encoding TRC40/GET3/ArsA family transport-energizing ATPase, whose protein sequence is MSGIDVEPVDEEDEAREGNNDDAHTIEVTPTDSVDDAEPAERETIDVEPSDEPIDGPEYVLYGGKGGVGKTTMAAATALDSARGGTRTLVVSTDPAHSLSDTFETDIPADPGRIRDDIPLYAAEIDPEAALEEGETPFGGSSAGTDANSGPGPGSDEGSPFGGDEAGGSPFPGGAGGDGGPLGGLGEMLGGESPMDALFGGAMPGADEAAAMQLLLEYMDDERFERVIVDTAPTGHTLRLLQLPEIMDTMMGRLVKFRQQIGGMIDGVKGMFGGSEDTDEDDLEDLDVLRERIERLRAALRDPARTDFRIVMVPEEMSVLESKRLRQQLREFEIPVGTVVVNRVMEPLSNVTDDVDGEFLQPNLDDCAFCQRRWDVQQNALAEAQDLFRGTEVRRVPLFADEVRGEGMLEVVAACLR, encoded by the coding sequence ATGAGTGGCATCGACGTCGAACCGGTCGACGAGGAAGACGAGGCGAGGGAGGGGAACAACGACGACGCACACACCATCGAGGTGACGCCGACGGACTCGGTCGACGACGCGGAGCCGGCGGAACGCGAGACCATCGACGTCGAGCCGTCGGACGAGCCGATCGACGGCCCCGAGTACGTCCTCTACGGCGGTAAAGGCGGCGTCGGAAAGACGACGATGGCAGCCGCGACGGCGCTCGACAGCGCCCGCGGCGGCACCCGGACGCTGGTCGTTTCGACCGACCCGGCCCACTCGCTCTCGGACACGTTCGAGACGGACATTCCGGCCGACCCCGGACGGATTCGCGACGACATCCCCCTCTACGCGGCCGAGATCGATCCCGAGGCCGCGCTCGAGGAGGGCGAGACTCCCTTCGGGGGCTCGAGCGCGGGCACGGACGCGAATTCGGGACCCGGGCCTGGATCCGACGAGGGATCGCCCTTCGGCGGCGATGAGGCTGGCGGCTCCCCGTTCCCCGGTGGCGCTGGCGGCGACGGCGGTCCGCTCGGCGGCCTCGGCGAGATGCTCGGCGGCGAGTCGCCAATGGACGCCCTCTTCGGCGGCGCGATGCCCGGAGCGGACGAGGCCGCCGCGATGCAACTCCTGCTCGAGTACATGGACGACGAGCGCTTCGAGCGCGTGATCGTCGACACGGCACCGACGGGCCACACCCTCCGACTGCTCCAGTTGCCCGAGATCATGGACACGATGATGGGCCGGCTCGTCAAATTCCGCCAGCAGATCGGCGGGATGATCGACGGCGTCAAGGGGATGTTCGGCGGGAGCGAGGACACCGACGAGGACGATCTCGAGGACCTGGACGTGTTACGCGAACGCATCGAGCGCCTGCGGGCCGCCCTGCGCGATCCCGCGCGGACGGACTTCCGGATCGTTATGGTCCCCGAGGAGATGAGCGTCCTCGAGTCGAAGCGCCTGCGCCAGCAACTCCGGGAGTTCGAGATCCCCGTCGGAACCGTGGTCGTCAACCGGGTGATGGAACCGCTCTCGAACGTCACCGACGACGTCGACGGTGAGTTCCTCCAGCCGAACCTCGACGACTGCGCGTTCTGTCAGCGCCGCTGGGACGTTCAGCAGAACGCGCTGGCAGAGGCCCAGGACCTCTTCCGCGGCACCGAGGTCCGACGCGTCCCGCTATTCGCCGACGAGGTCCGCGGCGAGGGCATGCTCGAGGTCGTGGCGGCCTGCCTGCGGTAG
- a CDS encoding DUF6735 family protein: protein MGHRALVAYRRPDRLYDLRYSHWGGETLSLAGEITSATPLADGSVAGPLVADSISRDRILTDHLDPCVHEALYLVDPAADYAVDAYRVCWLEWGDGRDGGRGAIVEADSDVADSVRQWFRATKTALADVIEMGALSRRAAQAYLEARVCEEYDGTLYTYGEPIDTEPGTGYEPTPDRWLEDENRLDDETRLEDRTNREEGTDNGDGSGCGDRSGGGPS, encoded by the coding sequence ATGGGGCATAGGGCCCTCGTCGCCTACCGGCGACCGGATCGGCTCTACGACCTGCGGTACAGCCACTGGGGCGGCGAGACGCTGTCGCTGGCCGGCGAGATCACGTCCGCAACGCCGCTGGCCGACGGCTCGGTCGCGGGGCCCCTGGTGGCGGATTCGATTAGCCGCGATCGAATCCTGACGGATCATCTCGATCCCTGTGTCCACGAGGCGCTGTATCTGGTCGATCCGGCGGCCGACTACGCGGTCGACGCCTATCGGGTCTGCTGGCTCGAGTGGGGCGACGGCCGCGACGGCGGTCGAGGCGCGATCGTCGAAGCCGATTCCGACGTCGCAGATTCGGTCAGGCAATGGTTTCGAGCGACGAAGACCGCACTGGCCGACGTCATCGAGATGGGGGCGCTCTCGCGGCGAGCAGCGCAGGCCTACCTCGAGGCCCGGGTCTGCGAGGAGTACGACGGAACGCTCTACACCTACGGCGAGCCGATCGACACCGAACCCGGAACCGGGTACGAGCCCACGCCGGACCGCTGGCTCGAGGACGAAAACCGCCTCGATGACGAGACCCGTCTCGAGGATCGAACCAACCGCGAAGAAGGGACAGATAACGGTGACGGGAGCGGATGCGGGGACAGGAGCGGGGGTGGGCCGTCGTAA
- a CDS encoding DNA mismatch repair protein, with translation MRLEEYWGVGPKTRETLIEELGHERAIQAIESGDVRALADAGLARGRATRILRQAIGGAGMDILATGDARSAYKELLDLAVDHAVTQRAADRIRVLTPLNSRAAMDDRLDDVLAARDAWADLANDDREAVLAAYERYDERAGSEHAAVEAALALLAAGVDSGPFAAIADLERDRLAAAAEALAALDGGRVREGADEELDRLRDALGAVEDMDADALALIEDLRSEGVHDVEGFRQSFEDRLLSETDVTIDRVRDAMPTDAADATDFVGDTLRTLRTDLTAAVDEREETVASDLRETLGDARDAVDQAVEAVDDIALHLSLARFALEYDCTRPVFVTGEDAAVSVVNARNLTLAARDDESVQPVTYGLGEHGITSVPDGVNAVPGEQRVAVLTGANSGGKTTLLETLCQIVLLATMGLPVPADRAEVTPVDSLVFHRRHASFNAGVLESTLRSIVPPLSSGGRTLMLVDEFEAITEPGSAADLLHGLVTLSVDREALGVFVTHLADDLEPLPPQARVDGIFAEGLNPDLELLVDYQPRFGTVGRSTPEFIVSRLVANASDRGERSGFETLAEAVGNEVVQRTLADARWTADE, from the coding sequence ATGCGACTCGAGGAGTACTGGGGGGTCGGCCCGAAGACGCGGGAGACGTTGATCGAGGAGCTGGGTCACGAGCGGGCGATCCAGGCGATCGAAAGCGGAGACGTGCGGGCACTTGCCGACGCCGGACTCGCCCGCGGACGAGCGACGCGGATCCTGCGCCAGGCGATCGGCGGCGCGGGAATGGACATTCTGGCGACTGGCGACGCACGATCGGCTTACAAGGAGCTGCTGGATCTCGCGGTCGACCACGCCGTCACACAGCGCGCGGCGGACAGGATTCGCGTGCTGACGCCACTCAATAGCCGGGCGGCGATGGACGACCGCCTCGACGACGTACTTGCGGCCAGGGACGCTTGGGCTGACCTCGCCAACGACGACCGCGAGGCCGTGCTCGCGGCCTACGAACGCTACGACGAGCGCGCCGGGAGCGAGCACGCGGCCGTCGAGGCCGCGCTCGCGTTGCTCGCGGCCGGCGTCGATTCGGGGCCGTTCGCCGCGATCGCCGACCTCGAGCGCGACCGGCTCGCGGCGGCCGCCGAAGCGCTGGCGGCGTTAGACGGCGGCCGAGTCCGCGAGGGAGCCGACGAAGAACTCGATCGCCTCCGAGACGCGCTGGGTGCGGTCGAGGACATGGACGCCGACGCCCTCGCGCTGATCGAGGACCTTCGCTCGGAAGGGGTGCACGACGTCGAGGGCTTTCGCCAGTCGTTCGAGGACCGCCTGTTGAGCGAGACCGACGTGACGATCGACCGGGTTCGGGACGCGATGCCGACCGACGCGGCGGACGCGACCGATTTCGTCGGAGACACGTTGCGAACGCTGCGGACCGACCTCACGGCGGCTGTCGACGAGCGGGAGGAAACCGTCGCGAGCGACCTCCGGGAAACGCTCGGAGACGCCCGCGATGCCGTCGATCAGGCGGTCGAAGCGGTCGACGACATCGCCTTGCACCTCTCGCTGGCCCGCTTCGCGCTCGAGTACGATTGCACTCGCCCTGTCTTCGTAACGGGCGAAGACGCGGCCGTCTCCGTGGTCAACGCACGCAATCTCACGCTCGCCGCACGAGACGACGAGTCGGTCCAACCGGTCACCTACGGGCTCGGCGAACACGGTATCACGAGCGTTCCGGACGGTGTGAACGCGGTCCCCGGCGAACAGCGCGTCGCCGTCCTGACGGGTGCGAACAGCGGCGGTAAGACGACCCTGCTCGAGACGCTGTGTCAGATCGTCCTGCTAGCGACGATGGGGCTACCGGTTCCCGCGGATCGAGCCGAGGTGACGCCCGTCGACTCGCTGGTCTTCCACCGCCGGCACGCGAGTTTCAACGCCGGCGTCCTCGAGTCCACGCTGCGGTCGATCGTCCCCCCGCTCTCGTCGGGCGGCCGCACCCTCATGCTGGTCGACGAGTTCGAGGCGATCACGGAGCCGGGCAGCGCGGCGGACCTGCTCCACGGACTGGTCACGCTCTCCGTCGACCGCGAGGCGCTGGGCGTCTTCGTCACCCATCTCGCGGACGACCTCGAGCCGCTCCCCCCACAAGCGCGGGTCGACGGCATCTTCGCGGAGGGGCTGAACCCCGACCTCGAGTTGCTCGTCGATTACCAGCCCCGCTTCGGCACGGTGGGCCGCTCGACGCCGGAGTTCATCGTCTCGCGACTCGTCGCGAACGCGAGCGACCGGGGCGAACGCTCCGGGTTCGAGACGCTGGCCGAGGCCGTCGGCAACGAGGTCGTCCAGCGGACGCTCGCGGACGCTCGCTGGACCGCCGACGAGTGA
- a CDS encoding HTTM domain-containing protein: MTGARSTLTTADGESTTLASLRAFGRSRLGIDPRALAAFRIGLGLVVLCDLLFLRVPGLVPFYTDAGVLPRSALAEASPTLATWSLHALSGSVWLQALLVAIAGGAAACLLVGYRHRLAALVSALLLASLFARNPYLVNGGDTILLSLLVLAATLPLERRWSLRPRRLADKRSDSIDSRDGPRVVSAATATVLLHVAVIYLLNAVLKFRSDAWMSGTAVRRIFQLQDFVFLLGPTAAEYPALLTAANWLWIAVLSTSPLLVLATGRLRIATVGAFVGAHLGMAATMRLGAFPFVMIAALLLFLPPQFWDPIDEFVSQTASRRRLEALATPRDESGTGPRALPGAPRIRRGVRLGTTVLFACVFLSVVSWQVTAAGLVDTGPTPGGEELGGASWAFFAPDPPDEYSWYVVEAERESGAPIDLVDGETVDFDRPPDAMDRYPSALWKRYGTKLRGGGGDAHLDPAAAYFCDRAPDDVESVTIYRVDQSVDADGPVGEPVPRQRISVSC, encoded by the coding sequence ATGACTGGCGCTCGATCGACACTCACGACGGCCGACGGCGAGTCGACGACGCTCGCGTCGCTTCGCGCGTTCGGTCGGTCGCGACTCGGGATCGATCCCCGCGCACTGGCTGCGTTCCGGATCGGACTGGGACTCGTCGTCCTCTGCGATCTCCTCTTCCTCCGCGTTCCGGGGCTGGTACCGTTCTACACCGACGCGGGGGTCCTCCCCCGGTCCGCCCTCGCGGAGGCGTCTCCGACGCTCGCGACGTGGTCCCTGCACGCCCTTTCCGGTTCGGTGTGGCTACAGGCCCTACTGGTCGCGATCGCGGGCGGTGCCGCCGCGTGCCTTCTGGTCGGCTACCGGCACCGACTCGCGGCGCTCGTCTCGGCGCTCCTCCTCGCGTCGCTGTTCGCCCGCAATCCGTACCTCGTCAACGGCGGCGATACGATCCTCCTCTCCCTGCTCGTCCTCGCGGCGACGCTCCCGCTCGAGCGGCGCTGGTCGCTTCGTCCGCGTCGCCTCGCGGACAAACGTTCCGATTCCATCGACTCGCGAGACGGCCCGCGGGTCGTCTCGGCGGCAACTGCGACCGTTCTCCTCCACGTCGCGGTGATCTACCTGCTCAACGCCGTCCTCAAGTTCCGGAGCGACGCATGGATGAGCGGCACGGCGGTCAGGCGCATCTTCCAGCTTCAGGACTTCGTCTTCCTGCTCGGCCCGACCGCGGCGGAGTATCCGGCGCTACTCACTGCGGCCAACTGGCTCTGGATCGCCGTCCTGTCGACGTCGCCGCTGCTCGTGCTCGCGACCGGCCGGCTCCGGATCGCGACCGTCGGTGCGTTCGTGGGCGCGCACCTCGGGATGGCGGCGACGATGCGCCTGGGTGCCTTTCCGTTCGTGATGATCGCCGCCCTGCTATTGTTCCTCCCGCCGCAGTTCTGGGATCCCATCGACGAGTTCGTGTCGCAGACCGCGTCGAGACGCCGTCTCGAGGCGCTCGCGACGCCACGGGACGAAAGCGGAACCGGTCCACGGGCTCTCCCGGGCGCGCCACGGATCCGGCGCGGGGTTCGTCTCGGGACGACGGTACTGTTCGCCTGCGTTTTCCTCTCCGTGGTGAGCTGGCAGGTGACCGCGGCCGGCCTCGTCGATACCGGACCAACCCCGGGCGGCGAGGAACTGGGTGGTGCGAGCTGGGCCTTCTTCGCACCCGATCCGCCGGACGAGTACAGCTGGTACGTCGTCGAGGCCGAGCGCGAATCGGGTGCCCCGATCGATCTCGTCGACGGCGAAACGGTCGATTTCGACCGCCCGCCGGACGCCATGGATCGGTATCCGTCGGCGCTCTGGAAGCGCTACGGAACGAAGCTGCGCGGCGGCGGTGGAGACGCTCACCTCGATCCCGCGGCGGCGTACTTCTGTGACCGCGCCCCCGACGACGTCGAGTCGGTGACCATCTACCGCGTCGATCAGTCGGTCGACGCGGACGGCCCGGTCGGCGAACCGGTTCCCCGCCAGCGGATTTCGGTGTCCTGCTGA
- the purF gene encoding amidophosphoribosyltransferase — MTEKCGVVGVSLDGRDAARPLYYALYALQHRGQESAGIVTHDGFQQHSHVEMGLVGDAFGEDDLDALNGSAGIGHVRYPTAGSVDSSCAQPFSVSFKSGSLGLSHNGNLVNADEIRDELAAVGHAFTSDGDTEVIAHDLARNLLEEDLVRAVKRTMGRIHGSYSLTITHDDTVLGVRDPQGNRPLCIGELEDGYILASESAAIDTLDGELVRDVRPGELVVLQEDGAGFDSYQLVEQDNTAHCFFEHVYFARPDSVIDDTLVYEARRNLGRKLWAESGVETDVVMPVPDSGRAFASGYADAASETTADGEPRAADDDGVEFAEGLMKNRYVGRTFIMPTQDERERAVRLKLNPIKSTIEGKTVTVIDDSIVRGTTSTQLVQLLKDCGAEEVHVRIGAPAIVAPCYMGIDMATREELIAADKSTAEIRDEIDADSLAYLSTDAVAEVLEKDRLDLCLGCVTGEYPYDIEGEETDRDVSRPDVGGTQLPADD; from the coding sequence ATGACCGAAAAGTGCGGCGTCGTCGGCGTCTCACTTGACGGTCGGGACGCGGCGCGACCGTTGTACTACGCGCTCTACGCGCTCCAGCATCGCGGGCAGGAGTCCGCGGGGATCGTCACCCACGACGGCTTTCAGCAGCACAGCCACGTCGAGATGGGGCTCGTGGGCGACGCGTTCGGCGAGGACGATCTCGACGCGCTCAACGGATCGGCGGGAATCGGGCACGTTCGGTATCCGACCGCCGGCTCGGTCGACTCCTCCTGTGCACAGCCCTTTTCCGTCTCGTTCAAGAGCGGTTCGCTGGGCCTCTCGCACAACGGCAACCTCGTCAACGCCGACGAGATCCGCGACGAACTCGCCGCCGTGGGCCACGCCTTCACCAGCGACGGCGACACCGAGGTCATCGCCCACGACCTCGCGCGCAACCTCCTCGAGGAGGACCTCGTCCGCGCCGTCAAGCGGACGATGGGGCGGATCCACGGCTCGTACTCGCTGACGATCACCCACGACGACACGGTCCTCGGCGTGCGCGATCCGCAGGGGAACCGCCCGCTCTGTATCGGAGAACTCGAGGACGGCTACATTCTGGCCTCCGAGTCGGCGGCCATCGACACCCTGGACGGGGAACTTGTCCGCGACGTTCGACCGGGCGAACTGGTCGTCCTGCAGGAAGACGGCGCAGGGTTCGACTCCTACCAGCTCGTCGAGCAGGACAACACCGCCCACTGCTTTTTCGAACACGTCTACTTCGCGCGCCCCGACAGCGTCATCGACGACACGCTCGTCTACGAGGCCCGCCGCAATCTCGGCCGCAAGCTCTGGGCGGAAAGCGGCGTCGAGACCGATGTGGTGATGCCGGTCCCCGACTCCGGGCGAGCGTTCGCCTCGGGCTACGCCGACGCCGCGAGCGAGACGACCGCCGACGGCGAGCCTCGAGCCGCGGACGACGACGGCGTCGAGTTCGCGGAGGGGCTGATGAAGAACCGCTACGTCGGCCGGACGTTCATCATGCCGACCCAGGACGAGCGCGAACGCGCGGTGCGGCTCAAGCTCAATCCGATCAAATCCACGATCGAGGGCAAGACCGTCACCGTCATCGACGACTCGATCGTCCGCGGGACAACCTCGACACAGCTCGTCCAGCTCCTCAAGGACTGCGGTGCCGAGGAAGTCCACGTCCGCATCGGCGCGCCGGCCATCGTCGCCCCCTGCTACATGGGCATCGACATGGCCACCCGCGAGGAGCTCATCGCAGCCGACAAATCGACCGCCGAAATCCGCGACGAGATCGACGCCGACAGCCTCGCCTACCTCTCGACCGACGCCGTCGCGGAGGTGCTCGAGAAGGACCGACTCGACCTCTGTCTGGGCTGCGTGACCGGCGAGTACCCCTACGACATCGAGGGCGAGGAGACCGACCGCGACGTGAGCCGCCCCGACGTGGGCGGGACGCAGTTGCCCGCGGACGACTAA
- a CDS encoding universal stress protein: MLEAAAEYDSDAIVVGVEGRSPVGKALFGSGAKSVILESDRPVTVVSTDEAE, encoded by the coding sequence ATCCTCGAGGCAGCCGCGGAGTACGACAGCGACGCGATCGTCGTCGGCGTCGAAGGACGATCGCCCGTCGGCAAGGCGCTCTTCGGGAGCGGCGCCAAGTCCGTAATTCTCGAGAGCGATCGGCCGGTGACGGTCGTTTCGACCGATGAAGCTGAGTAA
- a CDS encoding SRPBCC domain-containing protein, with protein MNVVEVFVEIDAPPDVVWEALLEFEYYPEWNPVSRTVEGIAIDGTERRGRYPPVDSRRFLDGPMIVTVEPYRRLAWLDRFVLPFALDRYHEFHLVSIDDGRRTRLLQRETVRGALVPLLFDEGRVERAFVAMNESVATRAERRASPPA; from the coding sequence ATGAACGTAGTCGAAGTGTTCGTCGAAATCGACGCGCCGCCCGATGTCGTCTGGGAGGCGCTGCTCGAGTTCGAATACTATCCGGAGTGGAACCCGGTCAGTCGAACCGTCGAGGGAATCGCGATCGACGGGACGGAGCGACGGGGCCGGTACCCGCCCGTCGATTCCCGTCGGTTCCTCGATGGACCGATGATCGTCACCGTCGAGCCGTACAGACGGCTCGCCTGGCTCGATCGGTTCGTTCTCCCGTTCGCGCTCGATCGCTACCACGAGTTCCACCTCGTGTCGATCGACGACGGGCGGCGGACGCGATTGCTACAGCGAGAGACGGTCAGAGGTGCGCTCGTCCCGCTACTGTTCGACGAGGGCCGGGTCGAACGCGCGTTCGTCGCGATGAACGAGTCGGTCGCGACCCGTGCCGAACGACGGGCGAGTCCGCCGGCGTAA